One Brassica napus cultivar Da-Ae unplaced genomic scaffold, Da-Ae ScsIHWf_2570;HRSCAF=3317, whole genome shotgun sequence DNA window includes the following coding sequences:
- the LOC125601447 gene encoding jacalin-related lectin 15-like: MQSPLSSEGPSDSNPFPMAQKLEAKGGNGGKEWDDGADHEGVSKIYIREGSEGIESIKFDYVKNGEPETGPIHGGLGQDFTDSFDINHTIDEHIVSVKCYYDEGAIQGLVVKTNTRTSALMGYNLGTKFKLQVKDKKIIGFHGSSDKNLNSLGAYFAPLSPANMEI; this comes from the exons ATGCAAAGTCCTCTCTCTTCTGAAGGTCCATCAG ATTCAAATCCATTCCCAATGGCACAAAAGTTGGAAGCGAAAGGCGGGAATGGAGGCAAAGAATGGGATGATGGAGCTGATCATGAGGGTGTATCAAAGATTTATATACGAGAGGGTAGCGAAGGCATAGAGTCCATCAAGTTCGACTATGTCAAGAACGGGGAACCTGAAACTGGACCAATCCATGGTGGCTTGGGTCAAGATTTCACTGACTCG TTTGATATTAACCATACCATTGATGAGCATATCGTATCTGTTAAGTGTTACTACGACGAGGGTGCGATACAAGGCCTTGTGGTCAAAACCAACACCAGGACTTCCGCACTCATGGGGTACAACCTTGGTACCAAGTTTAAACTTCAAGTGAAAGACAAGAAGATCATTGGGTTTCATGGATCTTCTGACAAAAACCTAAACTCTCTGGGAGCTTATTTCGCACCGCTTTCTCCTGCTAATATGGAAATCTAA
- the LOC125601448 gene encoding jacalin-related lectin 15-like: MAQKLVAKGGTGGGTEWDDGHHEGISQIYIREGCEGIESIKFDYVKNEEPKAGPIHGGSGQSFTESFDLNHTIDEHIVSVKCYYDEGAIQGLVIKTNIMTSALMGYNLGTTFKLEVKGKKIIGFHGSSDKNLRSLGAYFAPLSPANLKY; this comes from the exons ATGGCTCAGAAGCTGGTAGCTAAAGGCGGCACCGGAGGAGGCACGGAATGGGATGATGGCCACCATGAAGGTATATCACAGATCTATATAAGAGAGGGCTGTGAAGGCATAGAGTCCATCAAATTCGACTATGTCAAGAACGAAGAACCTAAAGCTGGACCAATCCATGGTGGCTCGGGTCAGAGTTTCACTGAGTCG tttgATCTAAACCATACCATTGATGAACATATCGTATCTGTCAAGTGTTACTACGACGAGGGTGCGATACAAGGCCTTGTGATCAAAACCAACATCATGACTTCTGCACTCATGGGATACAACCTTGGTACTACGTTCAAACTTGAAGTCAAAGGCAAGAAGATCATTGGGTTTCATGGATCTTCTGACAAAAACCTTCGCTCTCTAGGAGCTTATTTCGCACCGCTTTCTCCTGCTAATTTGAAATACTAA
- the LOC125601446 gene encoding jacalin-related lectin 18-like, which yields MTQRLEAEGSKNGRYIWDDGFNHDDVTKIYVRGGSDGIQFIRFDYIMKGQLNNGSFHGESYKGFTQTFEINHLKHEHLESVNGYYTESTGIQALQFKTNLRISELMGYDEKGTKFTLAVHGKKIIGFHGSKQSNIYSLGAYFTWITPTRMEAKGGNGGKEWDDGSDHEGVTKIHVRGGRKGIQYIKFDYVKDGQPKDGPIHGSISGGGFEPVFEIKHVDQECLVSVEGYYDVTSGVIQGLQFKTNFNTSQLMGYNKGTKFIISENGMKIIGFHGYVEKSLKSLGAYFTRLTPMKLECQGATSGGLLWDDGAFQGIRKVYAYYENNYIMFISFDYENDGKAEKRDHGFKDGFTGQEGEFVIDYPNECLTSVEGTFSNESEAWITSLTFKTSKGRISQKFGNERFGDLGILLESKGCALAGFHGRSDDSVLMAIGAYFYPMSSDANKLEAKGGDGGAFWDDGRFDGVRKIYIGISSNAICFVKFMYYKDARMFFGDDHGNKTQLFGVKEFELNYPFEYVTSVEGSYDNISGAITMLRLKTNRQTSPDFGVGTTSSFVVHKDNHMIVGFHGKSSNLLLHKIGVHVIPI from the exons ATGACCCAAAGGCTGGAGGCGGAAGGGAGCAAGAATGGCCGGTACATATGGGATGACGGATTTAACCATGATGATGTGACAAAGATCTATGTAAGAGGTGGATCTGATGGCATACAATTCATACGTTTTGACTATATAATGAAGGGACAACTCAACAATGGATCATTCCATGGTGAATCATACAAGGGTTTCACACAGACG TTTGAAATTAATCATCTAAAACATGAACATCTTGAGTCTGTCAACGGCTACTACACAGAGTCAACTGGGATTCAAGCACTTCAGTTCAAAACCAACTTAAGAATTTCTGAACTGATGGGATATGATGAAAAGGGTACTAAGTTTACTCTAGCAGTCCATGGGAAAAAGATAATTGGGTTTCACGGATCCAAACAATCAAATATCTATTCTCTTGGTGCATATTTCACATGGATAACTCCTACTAGAATGGAAGCGAAAGGCGGTAATGGAGGTAAGGAGTGGGATGATGGATCCGACCACGAAGGTGTAACAAAGATACATGTAAGAGGTGGTCGTAAAGGCATACAATACATTAAGTTTGACTATGTCAAGGATGGACAGCCAAAAGATGGGCCAATCCATGGTTCTATCTCAGGTGGAGGTTTTGAGCCCgtg TTTGAAATTAAACATGTTGACCAGGAATGTCTAGTATCCGTGGAGGGATACTATGATGTAACGTCCGGGGTCATCCAAGGTCTTCAGTTCAAGACTAACTTCAATACTTCACAACTGATGGGATACAACAAGGGTACGAAGTTTATAATTTCAGAAAATGGAATGAAGATCATTGGGTTCCATGGATATGTTGAGAAGAGCTTAAAATCTCTTGGTGCGTATTTCACAAGGCTTACTCCAATGAAATTGGAATGCCAAGGTGCTACTAGTGGAGGCCTCCTTTGGGATGATGGTGCTTTCCAAGGCATAAGAAAGGTGTATGCTTACTATGAAAACAACTATATAATGTTTATCAGTTTTGATTATGAGAACGATGGCAAAGCAGAAAAGCGTGACCATGGGTTTAAAGATGGATTCACAGGACAAGAAGGAGAG TTTGTTATCGACTATCCAAATGAATGTCTCACTTCGGTGGAAGGGACTTTCAGTAACGAAAGTGAAGCATGGATTACATCATTGACTTTCAAAACATCCAAAGGGAGAATCTCTCAGAAATTTGGAAATGAACGTTTTGGAGATCTTGGTATCCTACTTGAGAGCAAAGGTTGTGCTCTGGCTGGGTTCCATGGACGATCTGATGATTCTGTTCTTATGGCTATCGGAGCATATTTTTATCCTATGTCTTCTGATGCaaacaaactagaagcaaaAGGTGGTGATGGAGGAGCGTTTTGGGACGATGGTCGCTTTGATGGTGTCAGAAAGATATACATTGGAATAAGCTCAAATGCCATATGCTTTGTCAAGTTCATGTACTACAAAGATGCTCGAATGTTCTTCGGAGATGATCATGGGAACAAGACCCAGCTATTTGGAGTCAAAGAG TTTGAGCTAAACTATCCATTTGAATATGTCACATCAGTGGAGGGTAGTTATGATAATATATCCGGAGCTATAACCATGCTTAGGCTCAAGACCAACAGACAAACCTCTCCAGACTTTGGAGTTGGTACAACATCAAGTTTCGTAGTCCACAAGGATAATCATATGATTGTAGGGTTCCATGGAAAGTCCAGTAACCTTCTTCTCCATAAAATTGGGGTCCATGTCATTCCTATCTGA
- the LOC125601445 gene encoding nitrile-specifier protein 2-like, with amino-acid sequence MATMSEKLEAAGGDKGNPFDDGIFDGVKRIIVGKSLLSVSYIKIEYDKDGDTESKEHGQFTRKHKEFALDYPDEYITAVGGTHQFDIKHKTTLIRSLFFKTSRGRTSDTLGHKKNPMIPSLVSSAISSAVAPVVSYETDFMFESKNGGKLLGFHGRAGPLLNAIGPHFFAFNYPLTHFNLEGGNEGNAWDDGAFDGVRKVVVGRRGKFVSYVRFEYAKGERTVPHSHGERDEAPKEFVVGYPHEHITLVEGTIDGKLTSLKFTTSKGRTSPAFGNEDGSKFAFEKTGFKLVGFCGRSSNVINALGAHFAPFPAPVPAPAPVPAPAPAPAPASSPNKREALGGKGGETFDDGSFDNVRKIYVGQVDSNVAYLKFEYEKDGKREMREHGKKTGSGTEVFEVHKDDYITSVKVYYGRHTGVITSVTFKTFKGITSPSFGKTSSNMFFLEGGKITGFYGSSGDVIHSLGAYVSRSTRMLRGKWIQVKQIGKDLEPGPRCSHAIAMVGDKMYSFGGELTPNFSIDKDMYVFDFNTRAWSIAPQNGDVPELACLGVCMVAIGTTLYVFGGRDSNRNYNGFYSYDTVKSEWKLITPVDKGPTPRSFFSMAADDENVYVFGGVSKTVRLNSLHAYNIVDQKWTELPNPGESRVPRGGAGLAVVQGKIWVVYGFCGDEMDDVHCFDPVESNWTKVETSGEKPWPRSVFALAVVGKYIIISGGEIEMDPQAHLGPGKLDSGAFELDTESLLWEKLEEGHSPRGWCASTTASLDGKQGLLMYGGKAPTNGRYDDIFFYGVDSA; translated from the exons ATGGCTACCATGTCTGAAAAACTGGAAGCCGCGGGTGGTGACAAGGGAAATCCTTTTGACGATGGTATTTTTGACGGGGTGAAGAGAATAATTGTCGGAAAATCCCTCCTAAGTGTTTCTTATATCAAGATCGAGTACGACAAGGATGGAGATACTGAAAGCAAAGAACATGGGCAGTTTACCCGGAAGCATAAAGAG TTCGCGTTGGATTATCCGGATGAGTATATCACAGCTGTTGGTGGAACCCACCAATTTGATATCAAGCATAAAACAACGCTGATCAGATCTTTATTCTTCAAAACCTCCCGTGGAAGGACATCTGACACACTCGGTCATAAGAAGAATCCAATGATACCATCATTAGTATCATCTGCAATATCATCTGCAGTAGCACCTGTAGTATCATATGAGACAGATTTCATGTTTGAGAGCAAAAACGGAGGAAAGCTTCTTGGATTCCATGGACGCGCTGGTCCCCTTCTTAATGCCATTGGACCTCACTTCTTCGCTTTCAACTATCCTCTTACGCACTTTAACCTTGAAGGTGGGAATGAAGGGAATGCTTGGGACGATGGTGCTTTTGACGGTGTTAGAAAAGTAGTCGTTGGACGACGTGGTAAGTTTGTTAGTTACGTTAGGTTTGAGTATGCCAAAGGCGAAAGAACTGTACCGCATAGTCATGGGGAGAGAGATGAAGCTCCAAAAGAG TTTGTGGTGGGTTATCCTCATGAGCATATTACGTTAGTGGAGGGAACTATCGATGGCAAGCTTACGTCGCTTAAGTTTACGACATCAAAAGGAAGAACCTCCCCTGCTTTTGGGAATGAGGATGGTAGTAAATTTGCTTTTGAGAAGACAGGTTTCAAGCTTGTCGGGTTTTGTGGTCGGTCCAGTAATGTTATTAATGCCCTCGGTGCACATTTTGCCCCTTTCCCTGCTCCCGTTCCAGCTCCAGCTCCAGTTCCGGCTCCAGCTCCAGCTCCAGCTCCAGCCTCTTCTCCCAACAAAAGAGAGGCTCTAGGAGGAAAGGGTGGAGAAACATTTGATGACGGTTCTTTTGATAATGTAAGAAAAATTTATGTTGGTCAAGTAGATTCCAATGTAGCTTACCTCAAGTTCGAATACGAAAAAGACGGTAAAAGAGAGATGCGCGAGCACGGAAAGAAGACAGGGTCAGGAACAGAAGTGTTCGAGGTTCATAAAGACGATTACATCACATCTGTAAAAGTTTACTACGGTAGACACACCGGAGTTATAACATCTGTTACGTTCAAGACGTTCAAGGGCATAACCTCTCCCTCCTTTGGAAAGACCTCATCGAATATGTTCTTCCTCGAAGGCGGCAAAATCACCGGGTTCTATGGAAGTTCCGGGGATGTTATTCATTCTCTCGGAGCTTATGTTTCTCGTTCTACGCGGATGTTGCGTGGCAAGTGGATCCAG GTGAAACAAATAGGCAAGGATCTTGAACCTGGACCAAGATGCTCGCATGCTATAGCAATGGTTGGAGACAAAATGTACTCTTTTGGAGGAGAGCTAACGCCGAATTTCTCCATTGATAAAGACATGTACGTCTTCGATTTCAACACTCGCGCGTGGTCAATCGCTCCTCAGAACGGCGACGTTCCAGAACTCGCTTGCTTAGGCGTTTGCATGGTAGCCATCGGAACTACACTATACGTCTTTGGTGGCCGCGACAGCAACCGCAATTACAACGGTTTCTATTCTTACGACACCGTTAAGAGCGAGTGGAAACTAATAACTCCTGTTGATAAAGGACCTACACCGCGTAGCTTCTTCTCGATGGCTGCTGATGATGAAAACGTATACGTCTTTGGTGGAGTGAGTAAAACGGTACGTCTAAACTCACTTCATGCTTACAACATCGTTGATCAGAAGTGGACTGAGCTTCCTAATCCTGGAGAGTCTAGAGTACCGAGAGGTGGAGCGGGGCTTGCCGTAGTGCAAGGAAAGATTTGGGTTGTGTATGGATTTTGCGGTGATGAAATGGACGATGTTCATTGCTTCGATCCAGTTGAAAGTAACTGGACTAAAGTGGAAACAAGCGGTGAAAAGCCGTGGCCGAGAAGCGTGTTCGCGCTAGCGGTCGTGgggaaatatataattatatcgGGAGGTGAGATTGAGATGGACCCACAGGCTCATTTGGGTCCAGGGAAATTGGACAGCGGGGCTTTTGAGTTGGACACTGAGAGTTTGTTGTGGGAGAAACTTGAGGAAGGTCATAGCCCGCGTGGATGGTGTGCATCCACGACTGCGTCCCTGGATGGGAAACAAGGGCTGTTGATGTATGGAGGGAAGGCTCCGACCAACGGCCGTTATGATGACATCTTTTTCTATGGTGTAGATTCTGCTTAA